In Panthera tigris isolate Pti1 chromosome C1, P.tigris_Pti1_mat1.1, whole genome shotgun sequence, the following proteins share a genomic window:
- the EPS8L3 gene encoding epidermal growth factor receptor kinase substrate 8-like protein 3: MSRPSSRAIYLHRKEYSQNLSTDPTCLQHRVQHLMTCKLGTQKVQEPKDALKKLQEVDAQGRVWSQDLFLQVRDGWLQLLDIETKEELDSYCLDSIQAMDVALNTCSFNSVLSITVRESGLPGTSTLLFQCQEVGAEQLRTSLQKALEDDQQQKPQSGAPGQNRWRGPPPERPFPKEQLPPPEQGPSPEQPYWMTPEHNMPPSPRSLPRHSSAREPSTFTLPPPSQSPSPENPERDEEILSHILGDIELFVRMLKEAQAKNRHKKKRLGKKKGKDQWGMTQAQYIDCFQKVKYSFNLLGKLAIWLPEKNAPEFVHILFQLLHFVLAQCSEPGLATRVISPLLTPKAIDLLQSCLSPQESDFWKGLGVAWTTSRANWTGSEPLPYQPTFYDGWQLPEHSNQAPSGYQDSTSLRHPDSACGWGGSPALGSTYFAQEEIHHHGPQPGDPNHVPSSPRLAKPALKMQVLYEFEARNPQELTVAQGEVLEVLDQSKRWWLVKNEKGQSGYIPSNILEPQQSGSQSQPPSRAPMLRLSSTPEEVTAWLQAENFSTITVRSLRFLRGNQLLHMRPGELQMLCPQEAPRVLARLEAVKRMLGVRTAGGPDPRGKCGMLPGWERECQVDKPAGPAPGWN; this comes from the exons ATGTCCCGGCCGAGCAGCAGAGCCATTTACC TGCACCGGAAGGAGTACTCACAGAACCTCTCCACAGACCCCACCTGCCTGCAGCACAGGGTGCAG CACCTGATGACATGTAAGCTGGGGACTCAGAAAGTCCAAGAGCCCAAGGATGCCCTGAAGAAACTGCAGGAGGTGGATGCTCAGGGCCGGGTGTGGAGTCAGGACTTGTTCCTGCAGGTCAGAGATGGCTGGCTCCAGCTGCTGGACATTGAGACAAAG GAGGAGCTGGACTCTTACTGCCTGGACAGCATCCAGGCCATGGATGTGGCGCTCAACACTTGCTCCTTCAACTCCGTCCTGTCCATCACAGTACGGGAGTCGGGCTTGCCAGGCACCAGCACTCTGCTCTTCCAGTGCCAGGAAGTGGGG GCAGAGCAACTGAGGACCAGCCTGCAGAAGGCCCTGGAGGACGACCAACAGCAAAA ACCCCAGTCTGGAGCCCCAGGCCAAAACAGATGGAGGGGGCCTCCTCCGGAAAGACCGTTCCCTAAGGAGCAGTTACCCCCTCCGGAGCAAGGGCCCTCTCCAGAACAGCCCTACTGGATGACCCCAGAGCACA ACATGCCACCATCCCCAAGGTCCCTGCCACGCCACTCCAGTGCCCGAGAACCAAGCACCTTCACTCTGCCTCCTCCAAGCCAGTCCCCATCCCCTGAGAACCCAGAGAGGGATGAG GAGATACTAAGCCACATCCTTGGAGACATCGAGCTGTTTGTGAGAATGCTGAAGGAGGCCCAGGCAAAGAACAGGCATAAGAAGAAGAGACTGGGGAAGAAAAAGGGCAAGGATCAGTGGG GGATGACACAGGCACAGTACATTGACTGCTTCCAGAAAGTCAAGTACAGCTTCAACCTCCTG GGGAAGCTGGCCATCTGGCTGCCGGAGAAGAATGCCCCTGAGTTCGTGCACATCCTCTTCCAACTTCTACACTTC GTCCTGGCCCAGTGCTCGGAGCCCGGCCTGGCCACCCGAGTGAtttcacccctcctcacccccaaagCCATCGACCTGCTGCAGTCCTGCCTAAGCCCACAAGAGAGTGACTTCTGGAAGGGTCTGGGTGTGGCCTGGACTACCAGCCG GGCCAACTGGACAGGCAGTGAACCCCTGCCCTATCAACCCACATTCTATGATGGTTGGCAGCTTCCAGAACACTCCAACCAG GCCCCCTCGGGATACCAGGACTCTACTTCCCTCCG CCATCCTGACTCTGCGTGTGGTTGGGGGGGAAGCCCCGCGTTAGGGAGCACCTACTTTGCTCAAGAGGAGATACACCACCATGGCCCTCAGCCCGGGGACCCCAACCACGTGCCCTCCAGCCCCAGACTTGCCAAGCCAGCCCTGAAAATGCAAGTTCTCTATGAGTTTGAAGCTAGGAACCCACAGGAACTGACTGTGGCCCAGGGAGAGGTGCTGGAG GTTCTGGACCAGAGCAAGCGGTGGTGGCTGGTGAAGAATGAGAAGGGACAGAGTGGCTACATTCCCAGCAACATCCTAGAGCCTCAACAGTCGGGGTCCCAGAGCCAGCCGCCTTCTCGG GCTCCAATGCTTCGACTTAGCTCAACGCCTGAGGAAGTCACAGCCTGGCTGCAGGCAGAGAACTTCTCCACCAT CACGGTGAGGAGCCTCAGGTTCCTGAGAGGAAACCAGCTGCTTCACATGAGACCTGGGgagcttcagatgctgtgtccaCAGGAGGCCCCACGAGTCCTGGCGCGGTTGGAAGCTGTTAAAAGGATGCTGGGGGTGAGGACAGCCGGGGGCCCTGACCCCCGCGGGAAATGCGGGATGCTCCCTGGGTGGGAACGAGAGTGCCAGGTGGACAAGCCTGCGGGCCCAGCCCCGGGCTGGAACTGA
- the GSTM3 gene encoding glutathione S-transferase Mu 3, whose product MSMSESTMVLGYWDIRGLAHAIRMLLEFTDTSYEEKRYTCGEAPDYDKSQWLDVKFKLDLDFPNLPYLVDGKNKITQSNAILRYIARKHNMCGDTEEEKIRVDIMENQIMDFRMQLVRLCYSSDLETLKPQYLEQLPGQLKQFSLFLGKFSWFAGEKLTFVDFLTYDVLDQNRMFEPKCLDEFPNLKAFMCRFEALEKIANYIQSDCVMKMPINNKMAQWGNKRIC is encoded by the exons ATGTCGATGTCCGAATCGACCATGGTTCTGGGTTACTGGGATATTCGCGGG CTGGCGCACGCCATCCGCATGCTCCTGGAGTTCACGGATACATCCTATGAGGAGAAACGGTACACGTGCGGGGAAG CTCCCGACTATGATAAAAGCCAGTGGCTGGACGTGAAATTCAAGCTCGACTTGGACTTTCCTAAT CTGCCCTACCTCGTGGACGGTAAGAACAAGATCACCCAGAGCAATGCCATCTTGCGCTACATAGCTCGCAAGCACAAtatgt GTGGCgatacagaagaagaaaagattcgAGTGGACATCATGGAGAACCAAATAATGGATTTCCGCATGCAGCTGGTTCGACTGTGCTACAGCTCCGACCTT gaAACACTGAAGCCTCAGTACTTGGAACAGCTACCTGGACAACTGAAACAATTCTCCTTGTTCCTGGGGAAATTCTCATGGTTTGCAGGGGAaaag CTCACTTTTGTGGATTTCCTCACCTATGATGTCTTGGATCAGAACCGTATGTTTGAGCCCAAGTGCCTGGATGAATTTCCAAACTTGAAGGCTTTCATGTGCCGTTTTGAG GCTTTGGAGAAGATCGCTAACTACATACAGTCTGACTGCGTCATGAAGATGCCCATCAACAACAAGATGGCCCAATGGGGCAACAAGAGAATATGCTGA